A genomic window from Gemmatimonadaceae bacterium includes:
- a CDS encoding Mrp/NBP35 family ATP-binding protein: MSDTLQARLAEALAPLANPRTGASLYQTQQVRDIAVTRDGKVRVTLLLAANDDPTLARQVRQALERVDGVAEVRVDVKDSAEPAPGGQYAPEGKPNHVAKARALPVMGEQAPPRTPATPQPVAYPQLGRIIAVSSGKGGVGKSTVTTNLAISLAKQGYHVGLMDADIYGPNIPRMMGVDEAPPVVDDKIQPLVAHGVKVISLGFLIERDQPAIWRGPIVMKIITQFLRDVNWGRLDFLFVDMPPGTGDAQLSLVQATQVAGAIIVTTPQEVAVGDALRGAKMFQRVGVPVLGVVENMSYFESPETGKPMAIFGTGGGKRLADELEVPLLGEVPLYPPVLEGADRGAPIVVSGPESTAARKLTEIAGRIVSALGVGAPA; encoded by the coding sequence ATGTCTGACACCCTCCAGGCCCGCCTCGCCGAGGCGCTCGCCCCGCTCGCCAATCCCCGCACCGGCGCCTCGCTATACCAGACGCAGCAGGTGCGCGACATCGCCGTCACCCGCGACGGCAAGGTCCGCGTGACCCTGCTGCTCGCTGCCAACGACGACCCCACGCTGGCGCGCCAGGTGCGCCAAGCCCTCGAGCGCGTCGACGGCGTCGCCGAGGTCCGCGTGGACGTGAAGGACAGCGCCGAGCCGGCCCCGGGCGGCCAGTACGCGCCCGAGGGCAAGCCCAACCACGTCGCCAAGGCGCGTGCCCTCCCCGTGATGGGCGAACAGGCCCCGCCCCGCACACCCGCGACTCCGCAGCCGGTCGCCTACCCACAACTCGGTCGCATCATCGCCGTGTCCTCCGGTAAGGGTGGCGTGGGCAAGAGCACCGTCACGACCAACCTCGCGATCTCTTTGGCCAAACAGGGGTATCACGTAGGGCTGATGGACGCCGACATCTACGGCCCGAACATCCCGCGGATGATGGGCGTGGACGAAGCGCCGCCGGTGGTGGACGACAAGATCCAGCCGCTGGTGGCCCACGGCGTCAAGGTCATCTCGCTCGGTTTCCTCATTGAGCGTGACCAGCCCGCCATCTGGCGCGGCCCAATCGTGATGAAGATCATCACCCAGTTCCTGCGCGATGTGAACTGGGGCCGCTTGGATTTCCTGTTCGTCGATATGCCCCCGGGCACGGGTGACGCGCAGCTCTCGCTGGTGCAGGCCACGCAGGTGGCGGGGGCGATCATCGTCACCACGCCGCAGGAAGTCGCCGTCGGCGACGCGCTCCGCGGCGCCAAGATGTTCCAGCGTGTCGGCGTGCCGGTGCTCGGCGTCGTCGAGAATATGAGTTACTTCGAATCCCCGGAGACGGGGAAGCCGATGGCCATCTTCGGGACGGGCGGTGGCAAGCGCCTCGCCGACGAACTGGAGGTGCCGCTGCTCGGCGAAGTGCCGCTATACCCGCCCGTGCTCGAAGGCGCGGACCGCGGCGCGCCCATCGTGGTCAGTGGGCCCGAGTCGACGGCCGCCCGAAAGCTCACCGAGATCGCCGGTCGCATCGTCTCCGCACTGGGGGTGGGTGCGCCGGCCTGA
- the ubiE gene encoding bifunctional demethylmenaquinone methyltransferase/2-methoxy-6-polyprenyl-1,4-benzoquinol methylase UbiE, which translates to MTTALDHEAREADAAAEGASVQGKRTYVQRIFSEIAPRYDLLNRLLSLGIDRRWRKVALKRLSWTQSPQGVYLDLCAGTLDVGTELSKREGFEGKIVGADFAQPMLAAGLGKAPADVLVPVVADAMALPFRNDAFDGGIVAFGIRNVADLGAGLREVHRVLKPGARFVILEFSTPRVPLVRALYLFYFHRILPLIGRLISGHRTAYTYLPRSVANFPETKALAARMTEAGFRDVRFETLTFGISAVHVGTK; encoded by the coding sequence ATGACGACAGCGCTCGACCACGAGGCGCGCGAGGCTGACGCCGCCGCCGAGGGCGCGTCGGTGCAGGGGAAGCGCACCTATGTGCAGCGGATCTTCTCCGAGATCGCGCCGCGCTATGACCTGCTGAACCGCCTGCTTTCGTTGGGCATCGACCGCCGCTGGCGGAAGGTCGCGCTCAAGCGCCTGTCGTGGACGCAGTCTCCCCAGGGCGTGTATCTCGATCTCTGTGCGGGAACGCTGGACGTGGGCACCGAATTGTCCAAGCGCGAGGGCTTCGAGGGCAAGATCGTCGGGGCGGACTTCGCACAGCCGATGCTTGCGGCCGGCCTGGGCAAGGCGCCGGCGGACGTGCTCGTGCCAGTCGTGGCGGACGCGATGGCGCTGCCGTTTCGCAACGACGCGTTCGACGGCGGCATCGTGGCGTTCGGCATCCGCAACGTCGCCGATCTCGGCGCCGGCCTGCGCGAGGTGCATCGGGTGCTCAAGCCCGGCGCGCGCTTCGTGATCCTCGAGTTCTCGACGCCGCGCGTGCCGTTGGTGCGCGCGCTGTACCTGTTCTACTTCCACCGCATCCTGCCGTTGATCGGGCGCCTCATCTCCGGTCACCGCACGGCCTACACCTACCTGCCGCGCTCGGTCGCCAACTTTCCGGAGACTAAGGCGCTGGCGGCGAGAATGACCGAGGCCGGATTCCGTGACGTGCGCTTCGAGACGCTGACCTTCGGCATCTCCGCCGTGCACGTCGGCACCAAGTAA
- a CDS encoding prepilin-type N-terminal cleavage/methylation domain-containing protein → MLQSRRHGFTLAELAMVLVMVGVLVMIALPRIDIAGARVNTAIQLVGTTVLTAQRQALTQQHDVIVTFDTTARHVRVHEDRNNNGSIDVGEHTRVVPLGESVVFGIGNAPPRGSLTSAITFTRVVNGSAAVVFRRDGSASEAGGVYLTSSRAMTPGGNFPQHSRLVVVERSTGRASAYSYAIGSWNKIF, encoded by the coding sequence ATGCTTCAATCACGACGTCACGGATTCACGCTTGCCGAACTCGCGATGGTGCTCGTGATGGTAGGGGTACTCGTGATGATTGCCCTGCCGCGCATCGACATTGCCGGCGCGCGGGTGAACACCGCGATTCAACTCGTGGGCACGACGGTGTTGACCGCCCAGCGTCAGGCCCTGACGCAGCAGCACGATGTGATCGTGACGTTTGACACGACGGCGCGCCACGTCCGCGTGCACGAGGACCGCAACAATAACGGCAGCATCGACGTGGGCGAGCACACGCGGGTGGTACCGCTGGGCGAGTCGGTGGTGTTCGGGATTGGCAACGCGCCACCTCGCGGCAGTCTCACCAGCGCAATCACGTTCACGCGGGTGGTGAACGGCAGCGCGGCGGTGGTGTTTCGGCGCGACGGCTCGGCCAGCGAAGCCGGGGGCGTGTACCTCACCTCCTCGCGGGCGATGACGCCGGGCGGGAATTTTCCGCAGCATTCACGACTCGTGGTCGTCGAGCGTTCCACCGGGCGGGCATCTGCCTACTCGTACGCGATTGGCTCCTGGAACAAGATCTTCTGA
- a CDS encoding prepilin-type N-terminal cleavage/methylation domain-containing protein, translating to MRRSGFSLVEVVVALTILTVVLLSLITLTGRTMHTAARADLEQAALQLVTDRTDEILSDPRYGALDSLYAGTETDFATMLDLTRTTAILHIQDSVQNYKKVTVTVTGAVLRAPIARTITVAAP from the coding sequence ATGCGCCGATCCGGATTCTCCTTGGTCGAGGTCGTGGTCGCGCTGACCATCTTGACAGTCGTGCTTCTGTCACTGATCACACTGACGGGTCGGACGATGCATACGGCCGCGCGGGCGGACCTTGAGCAGGCCGCGCTGCAGCTCGTGACCGACCGGACGGACGAGATCCTGTCGGACCCACGCTACGGTGCGTTGGACTCCCTTTACGCGGGGACGGAGACGGACTTCGCAACGATGCTGGACCTGACGCGCACGACGGCCATCCTGCACATCCAGGACTCGGTGCAGAACTACAAGAAGGTCACGGTGACGGTCACGGGCGCGGTGCTCCGTGCCCCGATCGCGCGGACCATCACGGTGGCGGCACCGTGA
- a CDS encoding sigma-70 family RNA polymerase sigma factor: MARSPLDLPNLPDADVVSLAQRGNESAFRELIRRYERPVFSLIYRMVRDSAAAEDLAQDSFIKVLNHLDKYRPEFKFSSWLFKIANNVAIDALRKRQLDTISMDGSPHASTASEIEASSFELADQGESPLDELASRELGTIIERAIAKLRPEYRNCIMLRHVEGRSYEEIAATLDLPLGTVKTYIHRARHQLRDELEHLRE; encoded by the coding sequence ATGGCGCGCTCCCCCCTCGATCTTCCTAACCTTCCCGACGCGGACGTCGTCAGCCTCGCCCAGCGCGGCAACGAGAGCGCGTTCCGTGAGCTGATCCGGCGCTATGAGCGTCCGGTCTTTTCGCTCATCTACCGGATGGTGCGCGACAGCGCCGCCGCCGAGGACCTCGCGCAAGATTCGTTCATCAAGGTCCTCAACCACCTCGACAAATATCGGCCCGAGTTCAAGTTCTCGAGCTGGCTGTTCAAGATCGCCAACAACGTCGCGATCGACGCGCTGCGCAAGCGGCAGCTCGACACCATCTCGATGGACGGCTCGCCGCACGCCAGCACCGCCTCGGAGATCGAAGCCAGCTCCTTCGAGCTCGCCGACCAAGGCGAATCCCCCCTCGATGAACTCGCCTCCCGCGAACTGGGAACCATCATCGAACGGGCCATCGCGAAGCTCAGGCCGGAGTACCGAAACTGCATCATGCTCCGGCACGTCGAGGGGCGGAGTTACGAGGAAATCGCCGCCACGCTCGACCTGCCTCTCGGGACGGTGAAGACGTACATCCACCGGGCACGACATCAGTTGAGGGATGAGTTGGAGCATCTTCGGGAATAG
- a CDS encoding carbon-nitrogen hydrolase family protein yields MDERIRVATLQYHIRQVETFDQFAAQVTGLVETAADYKCKLVLFPEYFTLQLLTLGDVRSDIKQQVRRLAGYVERYVELFSALTKKHKLYVCAGTIPVAEDDDIYNESFFFGPDGSHRVQPKLHMTRFENEEWIVKPRSRLKLFDTALGKVAIAICYDVQFPEIARAAARRGAKILLVPSCTDDRQGMLRVRYCAQARAIENQMFVITSHTVGSLPMVPAVSLNYGQAAILTPSDFPFARDGILAEGIPNQETMVIAELEMGAIQRARSSGTVLPLLDSERTASLVAEVDEESL; encoded by the coding sequence ATGGACGAACGGATCCGCGTCGCCACGCTGCAGTACCACATCCGCCAGGTCGAGACCTTCGACCAGTTCGCCGCCCAGGTCACGGGCCTCGTCGAGACGGCCGCCGACTACAAGTGCAAGCTGGTGCTCTTCCCTGAGTACTTCACGCTGCAGTTGCTCACGCTCGGTGACGTCCGCTCCGACATCAAGCAGCAGGTGCGCCGTCTTGCCGGCTACGTCGAGCGCTACGTGGAACTGTTCAGCGCGCTCACGAAGAAGCACAAGCTCTACGTCTGCGCCGGCACCATCCCGGTCGCCGAGGACGACGACATCTACAACGAGAGCTTCTTCTTCGGCCCCGACGGCTCGCACCGCGTGCAGCCCAAGCTGCATATGACGCGCTTCGAGAACGAGGAGTGGATCGTCAAGCCGCGGAGCCGCCTCAAGCTCTTCGACACCGCGCTTGGCAAGGTCGCCATTGCCATCTGCTACGACGTGCAGTTCCCCGAGATCGCGCGCGCCGCCGCGCGGCGTGGCGCCAAGATCCTGCTCGTGCCCAGTTGCACCGACGACCGCCAGGGAATGCTGCGCGTGCGCTACTGCGCGCAGGCCCGCGCCATCGAGAACCAGATGTTCGTCATCACCTCGCACACGGTGGGTTCGCTGCCGATGGTGCCGGCGGTGTCGCTCAACTACGGGCAGGCGGCCATCCTCACGCCCAGCGACTTCCCCTTCGCGCGCGACGGCATCCTCGCCGAGGGCATCCCCAACCAGGAGACGATGGTCATCGCTGAGCTGGAGATGGGCGCCATCCAGCGCGCGCGCTCCTCGGGAACGGTGTTGCCGCTGCTCGACTCCGAGCGCACTGCGAGCCTGGTCGCCGAGGTCGACGAGGAGTCGCTGTGA
- the ubiA gene encoding putative 4-hydroxybenzoate polyprenyltransferase translates to MSTTATHPGGGREGQTFAGEGRIARWMSFVKLPHTVFALPFALVGVTIASLEWEITWAMLGWVVLAFTAARWVAMAVNRIVDREFDARNPRTAQREIPRGAIHVRDAWITVAVAAALFVWASAQLNPLCLYLSPLALAWVCFYSFTKRFTRYAHLVLGLGLAIAPVGGYLAITGVWSEPWWLLIAITVAVMTWSAGFDVLYALPDVEFDRAQGLHSIPSAVGVPRALQIARAMHAVTVLALGATVWASGLGWLAWAGVSVVGVLLAYEHSLVHSDDLSKLDAAFFTMNGVISMSFFAFVLADRMFLR, encoded by the coding sequence GTGAGCACGACGGCCACGCATCCAGGCGGCGGCCGCGAGGGGCAAACCTTCGCGGGCGAGGGGCGCATCGCGCGCTGGATGAGCTTCGTGAAGCTGCCGCACACCGTGTTCGCGCTGCCGTTCGCGCTGGTGGGCGTGACGATCGCGTCGCTGGAGTGGGAGATCACCTGGGCGATGCTTGGGTGGGTGGTGCTGGCGTTTACGGCGGCGCGATGGGTGGCGATGGCGGTGAATCGCATCGTGGACCGCGAGTTCGACGCGCGGAACCCCCGCACCGCGCAGCGCGAGATCCCGCGGGGCGCTATCCACGTGCGCGACGCCTGGATTACGGTGGCGGTGGCCGCGGCGCTGTTCGTGTGGGCGTCGGCGCAGCTCAATCCGCTGTGCCTGTACCTCTCACCGCTGGCCTTGGCCTGGGTGTGCTTCTACTCGTTCACCAAGCGCTTCACGCGTTACGCACACCTCGTGCTCGGCTTGGGTCTCGCGATTGCGCCCGTGGGCGGCTACCTCGCCATCACGGGCGTGTGGAGCGAGCCCTGGTGGTTGCTCATCGCCATCACGGTGGCCGTGATGACCTGGAGCGCCGGGTTTGACGTGCTGTATGCATTGCCCGATGTGGAGTTCGACCGCGCGCAGGGGCTGCATTCGATTCCGTCGGCCGTCGGGGTGCCTCGGGCCCTTCAGATCGCCCGGGCGATGCACGCCGTCACCGTGCTGGCGCTGGGTGCCACGGTGTGGGCCTCCGGGCTGGGCTGGTTGGCGTGGGCCGGTGTCTCGGTGGTCGGCGTGTTGCTCGCCTACGAGCACTCACTGGTGCACAGCGACGACCTCAGCAAGCTCGACGCCGCGTTCTTCACGATGAACGGCGTGATCTCGATGAGCTTCTTTGCGTTCGTGCTGGCGGACCGGATGTTCCTGCGATGA
- a CDS encoding GNAT family N-acetyltransferase — protein MISPDTPPRRRYVKVRQVESRDFPGITALCNRTYPNSPPWSETQLSRHLEIFPEGQLVAVDRGSEVVGYAASLIVFWDDYEMHSPWKEFTDSGMFTNHDPAQGRTLYGAEVMVHPEIRGSGIGGKLYEARRALAERLGLLRIRAGARLRGFHKHAAKMSAEEYVRRVTRKSLRDPTLSFQINRGFHVLAVVPGYLKFDPESLGWAAVIEWLNPQVATPADRAAVPRW, from the coding sequence GTGATTTCGCCGGACACCCCGCCGCGACGGCGCTATGTGAAGGTGCGCCAGGTGGAGTCGCGCGACTTTCCCGGCATCACAGCGCTCTGCAACCGCACCTACCCGAACTCTCCGCCGTGGAGCGAAACGCAGCTTTCGCGGCACCTCGAGATCTTTCCCGAGGGCCAGCTCGTCGCGGTGGACCGCGGATCGGAAGTCGTGGGCTACGCCGCCAGCCTCATCGTCTTCTGGGACGACTACGAGATGCATTCGCCCTGGAAGGAGTTCACCGACAGCGGGATGTTCACCAATCACGACCCGGCCCAAGGGCGCACGCTGTACGGCGCCGAGGTGATGGTGCATCCGGAGATTCGCGGCAGCGGCATTGGCGGCAAGCTCTATGAGGCCCGCCGGGCGTTGGCCGAGCGACTCGGCCTGCTACGCATCCGTGCCGGCGCGCGTCTGCGTGGCTTCCACAAGCACGCCGCCAAGATGAGTGCGGAAGAGTATGTGCGCCGCGTCACCCGTAAGTCGTTGCGCGACCCCACGCTGTCCTTCCAGATCAACCGGGGATTCCACGTGCTCGCGGTGGTCCCGGGCTATCTCAAGTTCGATCCGGAGTCGCTGGGCTGGGCTGCAGTCATTGAGTGGCTGAACCCACAGGTGGCCACGCCGGCCGATCGGGCCGCCGTGCCACGCTGGTAA
- a CDS encoding UbiX family flavin prenyltransferase, which translates to MTRPLVSDAPLVMAITGASGAPYGIRLLEQLLVAERRVSLIVSSHGFRLLRTESEVGDLAGLRAAVGASRFDKLVTVYDDGDRGAAPASGSSLAGGMVICPCSMGTLASIAAGTSRSLVERAADVALKERRPLLMVTRETPLSLIHIENMRRVTLAGATVMPAAPGFYNRPTTIDEMVDFIVARVLDHLGVPNTLAPRWGEPAGD; encoded by the coding sequence ATGACGCGGCCACTCGTGAGCGACGCGCCGTTGGTGATGGCGATTACCGGCGCGAGCGGGGCGCCGTACGGCATCCGGCTGCTCGAGCAGTTGCTCGTCGCCGAGCGGCGGGTGAGTCTCATCGTGAGTTCGCACGGGTTCCGTTTGTTGCGCACGGAGAGCGAAGTCGGCGACTTGGCTGGCCTGCGTGCGGCGGTGGGCGCGTCTCGATTCGACAAGCTCGTCACCGTGTATGACGATGGCGATCGCGGTGCGGCGCCGGCGTCGGGTTCGTCGCTCGCGGGCGGGATGGTGATCTGCCCCTGCTCGATGGGGACGTTGGCAAGCATCGCGGCGGGGACGTCGCGCTCGCTGGTGGAGCGCGCGGCGGATGTGGCGCTTAAGGAGCGGCGGCCGTTGTTGATGGTGACACGCGAGACGCCGCTGTCGCTGATCCACATCGAGAATATGCGGCGCGTGACGCTGGCGGGGGCGACGGTGATGCCGGCGGCGCCGGGGTTCTACAATCGACCGACGACGATTGACGAGATGGTGGATTTCATCGTGGCGCGGGTGCTGGACCATCTTGGCGTGCCGAACACGCTGGCCCCGCGGTGGGGCGAACCCGCCGGCGACTGA
- a CDS encoding menaquinone biosynthesis decarboxylase has protein sequence MTQTLDTLQEFIAAIEARGELVRITRPVSVHLEMCEIADRTMKLPGGGPALLFEKPILRDGSASQFPVAINLFGSMSRMALALGVERLDEHGDRITKLMDLKVPEGFLGKLQLLPRLLEIAKFPPRMASGTPACQEIVWKGDDIDLDKLPVLTTWPEDGGPFLTMTAVVSKDPKRGIRNVGMYRVQQMGKQHVAMHWQRHKTGAEHWRQMAEKGEKMPVCIIIGSDPASMYSASAPLPPNVDEFIFAGFLRKAPVRLTKALTCDLEVPADAEIVIEGYIDPREELVVEGPFGDHTGYYSEADLYPRVHVTAVTMRKNAVYSATIVGRPPMEDYYLGHATERIFLPLLKLTTPEIVDYHMPAEGVFHNLVLVSIKKQYPGHAYKTMNALWGAGLMSLAKVIVVVDDWVDVRNPQEAWWVALNNIDPERDTRFTMGPVDVLDHASRAFTYGSKMGIDGTKKWPEEGFTRNWPTVIEMDAETKAKVDGYWASLGIEKP, from the coding sequence GTGACCCAGACGCTCGATACCCTGCAGGAGTTCATCGCCGCCATCGAGGCCCGCGGCGAGCTCGTGCGCATCACGCGGCCGGTGAGCGTGCACCTCGAGATGTGCGAGATCGCCGACCGCACGATGAAGCTGCCCGGCGGCGGCCCGGCGCTGCTGTTCGAGAAGCCCATCCTGCGTGATGGATCGGCCTCGCAGTTCCCGGTGGCCATCAATCTGTTCGGGTCGATGTCGCGGATGGCGCTTGCCTTGGGTGTGGAGCGGCTCGACGAGCACGGCGACCGCATCACCAAGCTGATGGACCTGAAGGTGCCCGAGGGCTTCCTCGGGAAGCTGCAGTTGCTGCCGCGGCTCTTGGAGATTGCCAAGTTCCCGCCGCGGATGGCCTCCGGCACGCCGGCTTGCCAGGAAATCGTCTGGAAGGGTGACGACATCGACCTCGACAAGTTGCCGGTGCTGACGACCTGGCCGGAGGACGGCGGCCCCTTCCTCACGATGACGGCGGTTGTGAGCAAGGACCCGAAGCGCGGCATCCGCAACGTCGGGATGTACCGCGTGCAGCAGATGGGCAAGCAGCACGTCGCGATGCATTGGCAGCGGCACAAGACTGGCGCCGAGCATTGGCGGCAGATGGCGGAGAAGGGCGAGAAGATGCCGGTGTGCATCATCATCGGCTCGGACCCGGCGTCGATGTACTCGGCCAGCGCGCCGCTGCCGCCCAACGTGGATGAGTTCATCTTCGCGGGCTTCCTGCGCAAGGCGCCGGTGAGGCTGACGAAGGCGCTCACCTGCGATCTCGAAGTGCCGGCCGATGCAGAGATCGTCATCGAGGGCTACATCGACCCGCGCGAGGAGCTGGTGGTGGAGGGGCCCTTCGGCGACCACACGGGCTACTACTCCGAGGCGGACCTGTATCCGCGTGTGCACGTGACCGCGGTGACGATGCGGAAGAACGCGGTGTACTCGGCGACCATCGTCGGGCGCCCACCGATGGAGGACTATTACCTCGGGCACGCCACGGAGCGGATCTTCCTGCCGCTGCTCAAGCTCACGACGCCGGAAATCGTGGACTACCATATGCCAGCCGAGGGAGTGTTCCACAACCTTGTGCTGGTGAGCATCAAGAAGCAGTACCCGGGCCACGCCTACAAGACGATGAACGCGCTCTGGGGCGCGGGCTTGATGTCGCTGGCCAAGGTGATCGTCGTGGTGGACGACTGGGTGGATGTGCGCAATCCGCAGGAGGCCTGGTGGGTGGCGCTCAACAACATCGACCCCGAGCGCGACACGCGCTTCACGATGGGGCCGGTGGACGTGCTCGACCACGCGAGTCGCGCGTTCACCTATGGCTCGAAGATGGGCATCGACGGCACCAAGAAGTGGCCCGAGGAAGGCTTCACGCGGAACTGGCCGACGGTGATCGAGATGGACGCCGAAACCAAGGCCAAGGTGGACGGCTACTGGGCGTCGTTGGGGATCGAGAAGCCGTGA
- a CDS encoding metallophosphoesterase family protein, which yields MADAIRIGLISDTHGLLRPQVHEVFAGVDRILHAGDVCSDTILTELGLIAPTQAVFGNCDDPWDPSLREALDVDVGGLRIHVQHGHELGRPKPARVAAAYDADVCVYGHTHQQVIERVDGRLIVNPGAAGPRRFDLRPCVAILTIADGVADATLVELEG from the coding sequence GTGGCCGACGCGATTCGCATCGGGCTGATTTCCGATACGCACGGCCTGCTGCGCCCGCAGGTGCACGAGGTTTTCGCCGGCGTCGATCGCATCCTCCACGCCGGCGACGTGTGCAGCGACACGATCCTGACCGAACTCGGCTTGATCGCGCCGACGCAGGCCGTGTTCGGCAACTGCGACGACCCTTGGGATCCGTCGTTGCGCGAGGCGCTGGACGTGGACGTCGGCGGCCTGCGCATTCACGTGCAGCACGGGCACGAGTTGGGGCGGCCGAAGCCGGCGCGGGTGGCGGCCGCCTACGATGCCGACGTCTGCGTGTATGGACACACGCACCAGCAGGTGATCGAGCGCGTGGACGGGCGCCTCATCGTGAATCCCGGTGCCGCGGGGCCGCGGCGCTTCGATTTGAGGCCTTGCGTGGCGATCCTGACAATTGCGGACGGCGTCGCCGACGCGACGCTGGTCGAGCTCGAGGGCTAG